The Osmia lignaria lignaria isolate PbOS001 chromosome 14, iyOsmLign1, whole genome shotgun sequence genome has a window encoding:
- the und gene encoding methionyl aminopeptidase und: MAAVLDEVGKSAEKLVNEEKNEIVDEEDEAGAVEASKKKKKKKKKKKAGAGEASADVPEGEEDKAKEDNTVGEDGGAEPAENDADTEDAKKKKKKRKPRGKGGAKQQTDPPTIPVAELFPDGNFPVGQIMDHPSAAGVDDRTAKERFSSEEARAFDRMHNDIYNEARQAAEAHRQTRKHIMKWVRPGMTMIEICNELENTARKLIGEDGFKAGLAFPTGCSRNHCAAHYTPNAGDPTVLEYDDVTKIDFGTHINGRIIDCAFTLAFNPKYDKLIEAVRDATNTGIKAAGIDVQLCDVGAAIQEVMESYEVELDGKTYQVKSIRNLNGHSIAPYRIHAGKTVPIVKGGEATRMEENEFYAIETFGSTGRGIVHDDLDCSHYMKSFDAGFVPLRLQSSKSLLNVINKHFGTLAFCKRWLDRVGCTKYQMALKDLCDKGAVEAYPPLVDVKGCYTAQFEHTLVLRPTCKEVISRGDDY, translated from the exons ATGGCTGCCGTATTGGACGAAGTCGGCAAATCCGCGGAAAAATTAGTAAAcgaagaaaagaatgaaattgtTGATGAAGAGGATGAAGCTGGTGCAGTAGAAGCatccaagaagaagaagaagaagaaaaagaagaagaaagctg GAGCTGGTGAAGCTAGCGCAGATGTtccagaaggagaagaagacaaAGCAAAAGAGGATAATACTGTGGGAGAGG ATGGTGGTGCAGAACCAGCAGAAAATGATGCAGACACTGAGGAtgcgaaaaagaagaagaaaaaacgtaAACCCCGCGGAAAAGGTGGTGCTAAACAACAAACGGATCCTCCAACTATTCCTGTGGCAGAATTATTCCCCGATGGAAACTTTCCAGTAGGGCAGATAATGGATCATCCTTCTGCAGCAGGAGTAGATGACAGAACAGCAAAGGAACGTTTTTCAAGCGAGGAGGCGCGTGCTTTTGATAGAATGCACAATGATATTTATAACGAGGCAAGACAAGCAGCCGAAGCTCATAGACAAACCAGGAAACATATTATGAAATGGGTAAGACCAGGGATGACGATGATAGAGATTTGCAATGAATTGGAAAACACAGCTAGAAAACTGATAGGAGAGGATGGATTTAAAGCTGGATTAGCCTTTCCAACTGGCTGTTCCCGAAACCATTGCGCTGCTCATTATACACCAAACGCTGGGGATCCGACCGTCTTGGAATACGACGATGTCACCAAAATAGATTTTGGTACACATATAAACGGTCGTATTATCGACTGCGCATTTACTTTGGCATTTAATCCAAAATATGATAAGCTTATCGAAGCGGTTCGTGACGCCACGAACACTGGAATTAAAGCAGCTGGTATAGACGTTCAACTTTGCGACGTTGGCGCTGCGATTCAAGAAGTTATGGAATCGTACGAAGTTGAACTGGATGGTAAAACTTATCAg gtgAAATCCATTAGAAATCTGAACGGTCATTCGATCGCTCCGTACCGTATTCATGCTGGAAAAACTGTACCGATAGTTAAGGGTGGAGAAGCTACAAGAATGGAGGAAAATGAGTTTTACGCGATCGAGACTTTCGGATCCACCGGAAGGGGAATCGTACACGACGATCTGGACTGTTCCCATTACATGAAAAGTTTTGACGCCGGTTTCGTCCCGTTAAGATTGCAGAGCAGTAAATCACTGCTCAACGTTATCAACAAGCATTTTG GTACTTTGGCCTTCTGTAAACGATGGTTAGATCGCGTCGGTTGTACAAAGTATCAGATGGCTTTGAAGGACTTGTGCGACAAGGGTGCGGTCGAGGCTTATCCGCCTTTGGTCGACGTGAAGGGATGTTACACTGCTCAGTTCGAGCACACCCTTGTTCTACGTCCGACGTGTAAAGAAGTCATTTCCCGTGGAGACGATTACTAA
- the snsl gene encoding snustorr snarlik: MSSTKVVLLNLCILLLLYDHATSLIIPEELPTILSLIYSNIPPIKKGTDSRVGVGFRLGEHADFQVLVELGPQTETDPIGNAESKRRRDAMLTAAMKGELGPLAQAVAKYQMERKLQRELERIKKMEESLKEATTVENKEKKSAASEWLAKWSKDMIKSSEDQASLEDIEENLSIPSKNQQAVQKIGRAPEPNRKKGTISDLTKLYKVQSEDKTE; encoded by the exons ATGTCGAGCACGAAGGTCGTCCTATTGAACCTGTGCATCCTGCTGCTTCTCTACGATC ACGCGACGAGCCTGATTATACCGGAAGAGCTGCCCACGATTCTCTCGCTGATCTACTCCAATATTCCTCCGATTAAGAAAG GTACCGATTCGAGGGTCGGCGTGGGCTTCCGGTTGGGAGAGCACGCGGATTTTCAGGTGCTCGTGGAGCTGGGACCGCAAACGGAAACCGATCCGATTGGCAATGCCGAGTCGAAGAGACGCAGAGAT GCGATGTTGACTGCTGCGATGAAAGGAGAACTTGGACCTCTGGCCCAGGCAGTTGCGAAGTACCAAATGGAACGGAAGTTGCAGAGAGAATTGGAGAGAATAAAGAAGATGGAAGAGAGTTTGAAAGAAGCGACTACTGTggaaaacaaagagaaaaag AGCGCAGCCAGCGAGTGGCTGGCAAAGTGGAGCAAGGACATGATTAAATCGTCCGAGGATCAAGCATCCCTGGAAGATATCGAAGAAAACTTATCGATACCTTCGAAAAACCAGCAGGCCGTACAGAAAATAGGACGAGCTCCTGAACCGAACCGCAAGAAAGGCACCATCTCAGATTTGACGAAATTGTACAAAGTACAAAGTGAAGACAAAACTGAATGA
- the gammaCOP gene encoding coat protein (coatomer) gamma codes for MNAFKRDKKEEEDGGGNPFQNLEKTTVLQEARTFNDTPVNPRKCAHILTKILYLLNQGEQLSTMEATEAFFAMTKLFQSRDVVLRRLVYLGIKELSSLAEDVIIVTSSLTKDMTGKEDLYRAAAIRALCTITDGGMLAAIERYMKQAIVDRSPAVSSAALVSSLHLTNVSGDVARRWANEAQEALNSNNVMVQYHALGVLYQARKADKHAVIKLFAKLMRTSPKSPYAGCMLIRIACKLLDEVDERYELLKFIECCLRHKSEMVVYEAAHALVNLGGCGSRDISSAISVLQLFCGSPKPALRFAAVRTLNKVAMTHPAEVTACNLDLENLITDSNRSIATLAITTLLKTGAESSVDRLMKQIATFVSEISDEFKVVVVQAIRALCQKFPRKHAVLMNFLSAMLRDEGGLEYKAAIADTIIAVMEGNAEAKEAGLAHLCEFIEDCEHISLAVRILHLLGQEGPTSKQPSRYIRFIYNRVILESASVRAAAVTALARFAAACPPLLPNVLVLLSRCQLDSDDEVRDRAAYYCTILQQQNDLIVLPLVQPPLLSVPSLERALRNYMRTPMDEPFDISQIPPAQTAEEPAQVEVHATVKQQPRLTREESFMEKLSQIPHLSMIIRDSSLLKSSPVFELTESETEYNVKCVKHTFTDLLVLQFDCMNTLSDQLLEDVRVAVEPPEGYRIVCEVPCPRLPYNEPGTTYTVLKYPEDVHASVATIPTTLRFMARDCDPATGVPDAEQGYNDEYMLEDLEVTLADQVRGMGNGGLDFGAAWEAAAAKGFTKLEETFALGPSVTSLKGAIQSLTGFLGLEPVDRTNRVQSGAVSHNLLLSGIFRGGKEVFARARLALSDSQVTMQLSVLCQDPDVAELIVSSVG; via the exons ATGAATGCTTTTAAACGCgacaaaaaagaggaagaagatg GTGGGGGAAACCCATTCCAAAATCTGGAGAAGACAACAGTCCTTCAGGAAGCCCGTACATTCAATGATACCCCGGTTAATCCAAGGAAATGTGcgcacattctcacaaaaatatTGTACCTACTCAATCAAGGAGAACAGTTGAGTACAATGGAAGCCACCGAAGCATTCTTTGCTAtgacaaaattatttcaatccAGGGATGTTGTTTTAAGACGGTTGGTGTATTTAGGCATCAAAGAACTAAGTTCTTTGGCAGAAGATGTAATTATAGTTACATCTAGCCTGACAAAAGATATGACTGGGAAAGAAGATTTATACAGAGCTGCCGCGATAAGAGCACTGTGTACCATCACTGATGGTGGAATGCTGGCAGCTATCGAACGATATATGAAACAAGCAATAGTTGATCGTTCTCCTGCTGTTTCCAGTGCAGCTTTAGTTTCTTCCTTGCATCTAACCAATGTATCTGGAGATGTTGCACGCAGATGGGCAAATGAAGCCCAAGAAGCATTGAATTCCAATAATGTCATGGTTCAGTATCATGCCCTTGGTGTTTTATACCAAGCGCGTAAAGCAGACAAACATGCTGTGATTAAACTGTTTGCAAAGCTCATGAGAACAAGCCCAAAAAGCCCTTATGCAGGGTGTATGTTAATCAGAATCGCATGTAAATTATTAGACGAAGTTGATGAACGATACGAGTTACTAAAATTCATTGAATGCTGTTTACGCCATAAATCGGAAATGGTAGTGTACGAAGCTGCACACGCTTTGGTCAATCTCGGAGGATGCGGTTCAAGGGATATCAGTTCCGCCATTAGCGTCCTTCAGTTATTCTGTGGGTCTCCAAAGCCAGCTTTAAGGTTTGCTGCTGTTAGAACCTTGAACAAAGTTGCCATGACCCATCCAGCAGAGGTTACTGCTTGCAATCTAGatttagaaaacttaattaccgATTCGAATAGATCAATTGCTACATTAGCAATTACTACTCTTTTGAAAACCGGAGCAGAAAGTTCCGTCGATCGTTTGATGAAACAAATCGCTACTTTCGTATCCGAAATTTCGGATGAATTTAAGGTCGTAGTTGTACAAGCCATAAG GGCTCTGTGTCAAAAGTTCCCTCGCAAACACGCCGTTTTAATGAACTTCCTTTCTGCCATGTTAAGAGACGAGGGAGGACTCGAGTATAAAGCAGCAATCGCAGATACGATAATCGCCGTTATGGAAGGGAATGCCGAAGCCAAAGAAGCTGGCTTGGCTCATCTTTGTGAATTTATCGAAGACTGTGAACATATCTCTCTCGCAGTTCGCATTCTACATTTACTTGGCCAGGAGGGACCAACTTCGAAACAGCCATCCAGATATATTCGTTTCATTTATAACCGTGTTATTTTAGAGAGCGCCAGCGTACGTGCGGCAGCAGTTACCGCTTTGGCACGTTTTGCTGCGGCATGCCCACCGTTGCTTCCAAACGTGCTGGTTCTTTTATCACGTTGTCAATTAGATTCCGACGATGAAGTTCGCGATCGTGCCGCTTATTATTGCACGATTCTTCAACAACAAAACGATCTTATTGTTTTGCCTCTGGTACAACCACCTCTTCTATCTGTGCCCAGCTTAGAAAGGGCTCTACGAAATTATATGCGAACGCCAATGGACGAGCCATTTGACATCTCACAG aTACCACCAGCTCAAACGGCAGAAGAACCGGCACAAGTGGAGGTACACGCAACCGTGAAACAACAGCCTCGTTTAACGCGAGAAGAAAGTTTCATGGAGAAATTATCGCAGATACCACACTTGTCGATGATCATTCGCGATTCTTCGCTACTGAAATCCTCGCCCGTCTTCGAATTAACAGAGTCAGAAACAGAGTATAACGTTAAATGCGTTAAACATACATTCACGGATCTTCTCGTGCTGCAATTCGATTGCATGAACACCCTTTCCGATCAGTTACTCGAGGACGTGAGAGTAGCAGTTGAACCACCCGAAGG CTATAGAATTGTGTGCGAAGTTCCATGCCCGCGTCTACCGTACAATGAACCAGGCACAACTTATACAGTATTAAAATATCCAGAAGATGTTCATGCTAGCGTTGCTACTATTCCAACAACCTTACGGTTTATGGCTCGCGATTGCGATCCTGCAACAGGTGTTCCAGATGCCGAGCAAGGATATAACGATGAATATATG cTGGAAGATTTGGAGGTGACTTTGGCTGATCAAGTTCGAGGAATGGGAAATGGTGGACTAGATTTCGGTGCCGCCTGGGAAGCAGCAGCCGCAAAAGGATTCaccaaattggaggaaacatttGCCCTAGGACCATCAGTGACTAGTTTGAAAGGCGCGATTCAAAGTCTCACAGGATTCTTAGGATTGGAGCCTGTAGATCGAACTAACCGAGTACAGTCAGGAGCTGTCTCGCATAATTTGTTACTAAGCGGCATTTTCAGAGGAGGGAAAGAAGTTTTTGCTCGAGCAAGATTAGCGTTGTCCGACAGTCAAGTAACGATGCAACTTTCTGTATTATGTCAAGACCCAGACGTTGCCGAATTAATCGTTTCTTCAGTAGGATAA